A DNA window from Doryrhamphus excisus isolate RoL2022-K1 chromosome 2, RoL_Dexc_1.0, whole genome shotgun sequence contains the following coding sequences:
- the matr3l1.2 gene encoding matrin 3-like 1.2 isoform X3: MSQRSQMDGTQQGFGVGRGLLAAAETLNFGMNQLVGGASGVGGGMEGQESSSRMSRGGGGGGNLGSTMKLFASLGLSPSDLDALAQIPEEDISVETLPQIIMQLKNRKVDTGRGAASSMSSDKSYRGGGWDNVGRMGGTSLGQGSGPSDFGFTSQQEVSLNRGLGLNYGGGNRGRFPSEPSRHDSYGSLQGASLSEPGFLQRRKGSPSQGKVQDFLGVLPSMFPHVCSLCDFDVHSTMEWNQHTNGLRHAENRRVLLNMYPEWDPSVASGRSLMESTNMSAGLLGPPPSGPGPAAGMMSNWGSGMGPGLSGKNQSGQNMLRSRVVVVKYDRKPLSNKTLFAFTEPFGRLREHLILKNKAFLEMERHEEAQDMVNYYQLKPAMLYGKPVTFYLSRRLMVIEKDQRSSDRQSDRLSWESKGRGSKVVFFSNLPREEDQKEELLTIAARFGVVEKHLFLTNQAFVQLGTSDDAEMMVKYYTVNPLTIQGRAIRINICTKYKTLNINRRQEGAAGNSRRGGANSSYSASRNTSTSPSRSRDDEHIAKSSSEDEEDKEGEEVSGVVEGDENTSEAGTEGVEPEETEEGVQEKVPDDEDGVTGETPTDVVSAPVKAEQGEEPEEQKAEAGSAEEHEPEQDRNFLENMEEFVTLDELPDEEEEELAENEGHHSEDIDTSRRGGLRVVNVLGFRRGYNFLDELLGLAKPFGKLVKHLVLDRRPEAFLQFATEKEARAMVKFYNGNVSASVCGRPVRVNLSMTYPTIQCGVSRVVYVGQLPNSKYLDEDVFKLAHPYGKVRKYFLNRIKRECFLEMERAEDAYEMAEAYKANQPKLNGRRLLVYVSRKYTQLKYGHQCISAVKRETSSSPSKSAKHPEEEPPAKKIKKDKPKDEEEQMKPQEDEAVKDEQMKPQEEVADKDEQMKPQEEVADKDEQMKPQEEVAGKGEEEEKKPQEEAVDKGEEEEKKPEEEVADKEEEEQKKPQEEEHMNPQEEGSVTEDEEHMKPQDSAVEENEEPMQPQEDKAVLADEAQIKPQAEQEEMKPLVEEEVSGPNQKTDMDTTENIPCLLNLKPEPTQEEEQIAMETSANQDKQMSAPLAETKPSAASLPLPPFDPNRPIGLEHIKMGYYCRVCLLFYSNEDMAKKTHCSSQMHYDKLQKHLEKEKSKAEKKRAKKADA; the protein is encoded by the exons ATGTCTCAGAGGTCGCAGATGGACGGCACTCAACAAGGCTTCGGCGTGGGTCGGGGGCTCCTTGCCGCTGCAGAGACTTTAAACTTCGGCATGAATCAGCTGGTGGGCGGGGCTTCAGGGGTGGGCGGTGGCATGGAGGGCCAGGAGAGCAGCTCCCGCATGTCCcgtggtggtggcggcggcggcaatCTTGGCAGCACCATGAAGCTTTTTGCCAGCTTGGGGCTGTCGCCCTCGGATCTGGATGCTCTGGCTCAGATTCCAGAGGAGGACATCAGTGTGGAGACTCTGCCGCAAATCATCATGCAGCTCAAGAACCGTAAGGTGGACACGGGGCGGGGGGCAGCATCCTCCATGTCGTCAGATAAGTCCTACAGAGGTGGCGGTTGGGACAATGTGGGCAGGATGGGCGGGACGTCTTTAGGGCAAGGTTCTGGCCCGTCAGACTTTGGCTTCACTTCCCAGCAGGAGGTCTCCCTCAACCGTGGGCTGGGCCTGAATTATGGAGGCGGGAACAGAGGGAGGTTCCCTTCTGAGCCTTCACGCCACGACTCCTACGGCAGCCTGCAGGGGGCGTCTCTGTCCGAGCCTGGCTTTTTGCAGAGGAGGAAGGGCTCCCCGTCACAAGGAAAAGTCCAAGACTTCTTGGGAGTCCTGCCCTCCATGTTTCCCCACGTGTGCTCACTTTGCGACTTTGATGTGCATTCCACCATG gAGTGGAACCAACACACAAATGGCTTGCGACATGCCGAGAACAGACGAGTGCTGCTCAACAT GTATCCAGAGTGGGACCCCAGTGTGGCTTCTGGCAGAAG CCTCATGGAGTCCACTAACATGTCTGCGGGACTACTTGGACCACCCCCCTCGGGGCCTGGGCCGGCAGCAGGGATGATGTCCAATTGGG gctcAGGTATGGGTCCTGGTCTGTCGGGGAAGAACCAGTCAGGACAAAACATG TTGAGGAGCAGAGTGGTGGTGGTTAAATACGACAGGAAGCCCCTCAGCAATAAGACGTTATTCGCCTTCACGGAACCTTTCGGGCGTCTGCGGGAGCACCTGATCCTCAAGAATAAG GCTTTCTTGGAGATGGAGCGTCACGAAGAAGCGCAGGACATGGTCAACTACTACCAGTTGAAGCCGGCTATGCTCTACGGGAAGCCTGTCACCTTCTACCTATCTAGACGGCTGATGGTCATAGAG AAAGACCAGCGCTCGTCCGACAGGCAGAGTGACAGGCTCTCCTGGGAGAGCAAAGGACGAGGCAGTAAGGTGGTGTTCTTCTCCAACCTGCCCAGAGAAGAAGACCAGAAGGAGGAACTACTGACCATCGCCGCTCGCTTTGGCGTGGTTGAGAAGCATCTCTTCTTGACCAATCAG GCGTTCGTCCAGTTGGGAACGTCAGACGATGCAGAGATGATGGTCAAGTACTACACTGTCAACCCCCTCACCATCCAAGGTCGAGCCATCCGCATCAACATCTGCACCAAGTACAAGACCCTCAA CATCAATCGCAGACAGGAAGGAGCTGCAGGGAACAGTCGGAGGGGCGGAGCCAACAGCAGCTACTCGGCATCCAGAAACACATCTACATCGCCTTCCAGGAGCAGAGATGATGAGCACATAGCCAAGTCTTCTtcagaggatgaggaggacaaAGAAGGGGAGGAAGTGTCCGGAGTGGTGGAGGGGGACGAGAATACAAGCGAGGCAGGTACAGAGGGGGTGGAGCCAGAGGAAACCGAAGAGGGCGTTCAGGAGAAG GTTCCTGATGATGAAGACGGTGTCACGGGTGAGACTCCTACCGATGTGGTCAGTGCTCCTGTCAAGGCTGAGCAGGGGGAGGAGCCAGAGGAGCAGAAAGCAGAAGCGGGAAGTGCTGAAGAACACGAGCCTGAGCAG GACCGGAACTTCCTGGAGAACATGGAGGAGTTTGTGACGCTGGATGAACTccctgatgaggaggaggaggagttggcTGAAAATGAAGGACATCATTCTGAAGACATAG ACACGTCCAGGAGAGGG GGGCTGAGGGTGGTCAACGTCCTGGGATTCAGACGTGGATACAATTTCCTGGATGAGTTGCTGGGGCTGGCTAAACCTTTTGGGAAGCTGGTGAAGCACCTGGTCCTGGACCGGAGACCTGAG GCCTTCCTTCAGTTTGCCACAGAGAAAGAAGCACGGGCAATGGTCAAGTTTTACAACGGGAACGTTTCTGCGTCCGTATGCGGGCGCCCGGTGCGGGTCAACCTTTCCATGACCTACCCGACCATCCAG TGCGGCGTCAGCAGGGTGGTGTATGTGGGTCAGCTGCCCAACAGCAAATACTTAGACGAGGACGTCTTCAAACTGGCGCACCCCTACGGCAAAGTCAGAAAGTACTTCCTGAACCGCATCAAGAGAGAG TGTTTCCTGGAGATGGAGAGGGCAGAGGACGCGTATGAAATGGCCGAAGCTTACAAAGCCAACCAACCAAAGTTAAATGGTAGACGACTGCTCGTCTATGTGAGCAGGAAGTACACGCAGCTCAAGTATGG ACATCAGTGTATCAGTGCTGTCAAGAGGGAGACGAGTAGCTCGCCTTCGAAATCAGCCAAACATCCAGAAGAGGAACCTCCAGCCAAGAAAATCAAGAAAGACAAAcccaaggatgaagaggagcAAATGAAACCTCAAGAAGATGAGGCGGTTAAGGACGAGCAAATGAAACCTCAAGAGGAGGTGGCGGACAAGGACGAGCAAATGAAACCTCAAGAGGAGGTGGCGGACAAGGACGAGCAAATGAAACCTCAAGAGGAGGTGGCGGGCAAGggggaagaggaggaaaagaaacCTCAAGAGGAGGCCGTGGACAAGggggaagaggaggaaaagaaacCTGAAGAGGAG GTGGCGgacaaggaggaagaggagcaaaAGAAACCTCAAGAGGAGGAGCACATGAATCCTCAAGAGGAAGGGTCCGTCACGGAGGACGAGGAACACATGAAACCTCAAGATTCGGCGGTCGAGGAGAATGAGGAGCCCATGCAACCTCAGGAAGACAAAGCGGTCTTAGCGGATGAGGCGCAAATCAAACCTCAAGCGGAACAGGAGGAAATGAAACCTCTGGTCGAAGAGGAGGTGTCAGGCCCGAATCAAAAGACAGACATGGACACCACAGAGAACATTCCATGTCTTCTGAATCTGAAGCCGGAA CCGacacaggaggaggagcagatcGCCATGGAGacatcagccaatcaggacaAACAGATGTCAGCTCCGTTGGCTGAAACCAAACCGAGCGCTGCATCTCTACCGCTGCCACCATTCGACCCTAATAGACCAATCG ggctGGAACACATCAAGATGGGGTATTACTGCCGTGTCTGCCTGCTGTTTTACTCTAACGAGGACATGGCCAAGAAAACACACTGCAGCAGCCAGATGCACTACGACAAGCTGCAG AAACATTTGGAGAAGGAAAAAAGCAAGGCGGAGAAGAAGCGAGCAAAGAAGGCTGACGcgtga
- the matr3l1.2 gene encoding matrin 3-like 1.2 isoform X1 encodes MSQRSQMDGTQQGFGVGRGLLAAAETLNFGMNQLVGGASGVGGGMEGQESSSRMSRGGGGGGNLGSTMKLFASLGLSPSDLDALAQIPEEDISVETLPQIIMQLKNRKVDTGRGAASSMSSDKSYRGGGWDNVGRMGGTSLGQGSGPSDFGFTSQQEVSLNRGLGLNYGGGNRGRFPSEPSRHDSYGSLQGASLSEPGFLQRRKGSPSQGKVQDFLGVLPSMFPHVCSLCDFDVHSTMEWNQHTNGLRHAENRRVLLNMYPEWDPSVASGRSLMESTNMSAGLLGPPPSGPGPAAGMMSNWGSGMGPGLSGKNQSGQNMLRSRVVVVKYDRKPLSNKTLFAFTEPFGRLREHLILKNKAFLEMERHEEAQDMVNYYQLKPAMLYGKPVTFYLSRRLMVIEKDQRSSDRQSDRLSWESKGRGSKVVFFSNLPREEDQKEELLTIAARFGVVEKHLFLTNQAFVQLGTSDDAEMMVKYYTVNPLTIQGRAIRINICTKYKTLNINRRQEGAAGNSRRGGANSSYSASRNTSTSPSRSRDDEHIAKSSSEDEEDKEGEEVSGVVEGDENTSEAGTEGVEPEETEEGVQEKVPDDEDGVTGETPTDVVSAPVKAEQGEEPEEQKAEAGSAEEHEPEQDRNFLENMEEFVTLDELPDEEEEELAENEGHHSEDIDTSRRGGLRVVNVLGFRRGYNFLDELLGLAKPFGKLVKHLVLDRRPEAFLQFATEKEARAMVKFYNGNVSASVCGRPVRVNLSMTYPTIQCGVSRVVYVGQLPNSKYLDEDVFKLAHPYGKVRKYFLNRIKRECFLEMERAEDAYEMAEAYKANQPKLNGRRLLVYVSRKYTQLKYGHQCISAVKRETSSSPSKSAKHPEEEPPAKKIKKDKPKDEEEQMKPQEDEAVKDEQMKPQEEVADKDEQMKPQEEVADKDEQMKPQEEVAGKGEEEEKKPQEEAVDKGEEEEKKPEEEVADKEEEEQKKPQEEVADKEEEEQKKPQEEEHMNPQEEGSVTEDEEHMKPQDSAVEENEEPMQPQEDKAVLADEAQIKPQAEQEEMKPLVEEEVSGPNQKTDMDTTENIPCLLNLKPEPTQEEEQIAMETSANQDKQMSAPLAETKPSAASLPLPPFDPNRPIGLEHIKMGYYCRVCLLFYSNEDMAKKTHCSSQMHYDKLQKHLEKEKSKAEKKRAKKADA; translated from the exons ATGTCTCAGAGGTCGCAGATGGACGGCACTCAACAAGGCTTCGGCGTGGGTCGGGGGCTCCTTGCCGCTGCAGAGACTTTAAACTTCGGCATGAATCAGCTGGTGGGCGGGGCTTCAGGGGTGGGCGGTGGCATGGAGGGCCAGGAGAGCAGCTCCCGCATGTCCcgtggtggtggcggcggcggcaatCTTGGCAGCACCATGAAGCTTTTTGCCAGCTTGGGGCTGTCGCCCTCGGATCTGGATGCTCTGGCTCAGATTCCAGAGGAGGACATCAGTGTGGAGACTCTGCCGCAAATCATCATGCAGCTCAAGAACCGTAAGGTGGACACGGGGCGGGGGGCAGCATCCTCCATGTCGTCAGATAAGTCCTACAGAGGTGGCGGTTGGGACAATGTGGGCAGGATGGGCGGGACGTCTTTAGGGCAAGGTTCTGGCCCGTCAGACTTTGGCTTCACTTCCCAGCAGGAGGTCTCCCTCAACCGTGGGCTGGGCCTGAATTATGGAGGCGGGAACAGAGGGAGGTTCCCTTCTGAGCCTTCACGCCACGACTCCTACGGCAGCCTGCAGGGGGCGTCTCTGTCCGAGCCTGGCTTTTTGCAGAGGAGGAAGGGCTCCCCGTCACAAGGAAAAGTCCAAGACTTCTTGGGAGTCCTGCCCTCCATGTTTCCCCACGTGTGCTCACTTTGCGACTTTGATGTGCATTCCACCATG gAGTGGAACCAACACACAAATGGCTTGCGACATGCCGAGAACAGACGAGTGCTGCTCAACAT GTATCCAGAGTGGGACCCCAGTGTGGCTTCTGGCAGAAG CCTCATGGAGTCCACTAACATGTCTGCGGGACTACTTGGACCACCCCCCTCGGGGCCTGGGCCGGCAGCAGGGATGATGTCCAATTGGG gctcAGGTATGGGTCCTGGTCTGTCGGGGAAGAACCAGTCAGGACAAAACATG TTGAGGAGCAGAGTGGTGGTGGTTAAATACGACAGGAAGCCCCTCAGCAATAAGACGTTATTCGCCTTCACGGAACCTTTCGGGCGTCTGCGGGAGCACCTGATCCTCAAGAATAAG GCTTTCTTGGAGATGGAGCGTCACGAAGAAGCGCAGGACATGGTCAACTACTACCAGTTGAAGCCGGCTATGCTCTACGGGAAGCCTGTCACCTTCTACCTATCTAGACGGCTGATGGTCATAGAG AAAGACCAGCGCTCGTCCGACAGGCAGAGTGACAGGCTCTCCTGGGAGAGCAAAGGACGAGGCAGTAAGGTGGTGTTCTTCTCCAACCTGCCCAGAGAAGAAGACCAGAAGGAGGAACTACTGACCATCGCCGCTCGCTTTGGCGTGGTTGAGAAGCATCTCTTCTTGACCAATCAG GCGTTCGTCCAGTTGGGAACGTCAGACGATGCAGAGATGATGGTCAAGTACTACACTGTCAACCCCCTCACCATCCAAGGTCGAGCCATCCGCATCAACATCTGCACCAAGTACAAGACCCTCAA CATCAATCGCAGACAGGAAGGAGCTGCAGGGAACAGTCGGAGGGGCGGAGCCAACAGCAGCTACTCGGCATCCAGAAACACATCTACATCGCCTTCCAGGAGCAGAGATGATGAGCACATAGCCAAGTCTTCTtcagaggatgaggaggacaaAGAAGGGGAGGAAGTGTCCGGAGTGGTGGAGGGGGACGAGAATACAAGCGAGGCAGGTACAGAGGGGGTGGAGCCAGAGGAAACCGAAGAGGGCGTTCAGGAGAAG GTTCCTGATGATGAAGACGGTGTCACGGGTGAGACTCCTACCGATGTGGTCAGTGCTCCTGTCAAGGCTGAGCAGGGGGAGGAGCCAGAGGAGCAGAAAGCAGAAGCGGGAAGTGCTGAAGAACACGAGCCTGAGCAG GACCGGAACTTCCTGGAGAACATGGAGGAGTTTGTGACGCTGGATGAACTccctgatgaggaggaggaggagttggcTGAAAATGAAGGACATCATTCTGAAGACATAG ACACGTCCAGGAGAGGG GGGCTGAGGGTGGTCAACGTCCTGGGATTCAGACGTGGATACAATTTCCTGGATGAGTTGCTGGGGCTGGCTAAACCTTTTGGGAAGCTGGTGAAGCACCTGGTCCTGGACCGGAGACCTGAG GCCTTCCTTCAGTTTGCCACAGAGAAAGAAGCACGGGCAATGGTCAAGTTTTACAACGGGAACGTTTCTGCGTCCGTATGCGGGCGCCCGGTGCGGGTCAACCTTTCCATGACCTACCCGACCATCCAG TGCGGCGTCAGCAGGGTGGTGTATGTGGGTCAGCTGCCCAACAGCAAATACTTAGACGAGGACGTCTTCAAACTGGCGCACCCCTACGGCAAAGTCAGAAAGTACTTCCTGAACCGCATCAAGAGAGAG TGTTTCCTGGAGATGGAGAGGGCAGAGGACGCGTATGAAATGGCCGAAGCTTACAAAGCCAACCAACCAAAGTTAAATGGTAGACGACTGCTCGTCTATGTGAGCAGGAAGTACACGCAGCTCAAGTATGG ACATCAGTGTATCAGTGCTGTCAAGAGGGAGACGAGTAGCTCGCCTTCGAAATCAGCCAAACATCCAGAAGAGGAACCTCCAGCCAAGAAAATCAAGAAAGACAAAcccaaggatgaagaggagcAAATGAAACCTCAAGAAGATGAGGCGGTTAAGGACGAGCAAATGAAACCTCAAGAGGAGGTGGCGGACAAGGACGAGCAAATGAAACCTCAAGAGGAGGTGGCGGACAAGGACGAGCAAATGAAACCTCAAGAGGAGGTGGCGGGCAAGggggaagaggaggaaaagaaacCTCAAGAGGAGGCCGTGGACAAGggggaagaggaggaaaagaaacCTGAAGAGGAGGTGGCGgacaaggaggaagaggagcaaaAGAAACCTCAAGAGGAGGTGGCGgacaaggaggaagaggagcaaaAGAAACCTCAAGAGGAGGAGCACATGAATCCTCAAGAGGAAGGGTCCGTCACGGAGGACGAGGAACACATGAAACCTCAAGATTCGGCGGTCGAGGAGAATGAGGAGCCCATGCAACCTCAGGAAGACAAAGCGGTCTTAGCGGATGAGGCGCAAATCAAACCTCAAGCGGAACAGGAGGAAATGAAACCTCTGGTCGAAGAGGAGGTGTCAGGCCCGAATCAAAAGACAGACATGGACACCACAGAGAACATTCCATGTCTTCTGAATCTGAAGCCGGAA CCGacacaggaggaggagcagatcGCCATGGAGacatcagccaatcaggacaAACAGATGTCAGCTCCGTTGGCTGAAACCAAACCGAGCGCTGCATCTCTACCGCTGCCACCATTCGACCCTAATAGACCAATCG ggctGGAACACATCAAGATGGGGTATTACTGCCGTGTCTGCCTGCTGTTTTACTCTAACGAGGACATGGCCAAGAAAACACACTGCAGCAGCCAGATGCACTACGACAAGCTGCAG AAACATTTGGAGAAGGAAAAAAGCAAGGCGGAGAAGAAGCGAGCAAAGAAGGCTGACGcgtga
- the matr3l1.2 gene encoding matrin 3-like 1.2 isoform X2 translates to MSQRSQMDGTQQGFGVGRGLLAAAETLNFGMNQLVGGASGVGGGMEGQESSSRMSRGGGGGGNLGSTMKLFASLGLSPSDLDALAQIPEEDISVETLPQIIMQLKNRKVDTGRGAASSMSSDKSYRGGGWDNVGRMGGTSLGQGSGPSDFGFTSQQEVSLNRGLGLNYGGGNRGRFPSEPSRHDSYGSLQGASLSEPGFLQRRKGSPSQGKVQDFLGVLPSMFPHVCSLCDFDVHSTMEWNQHTNGLRHAENRRVLLNMYPEWDPSVASGRSLMESTNMSAGLLGPPPSGPGPAAGMMSNWGSGMGPGLSGKNQSGQNMLRSRVVVVKYDRKPLSNKTLFAFTEPFGRLREHLILKNKAFLEMERHEEAQDMVNYYQLKPAMLYGKPVTFYLSRRLMVIEKDQRSSDRQSDRLSWESKGRGSKVVFFSNLPREEDQKEELLTIAARFGVVEKHLFLTNQAFVQLGTSDDAEMMVKYYTVNPLTIQGRAIRINICTKYKTLNINRRQEGAAGNSRRGGANSSYSASRNTSTSPSRSRDDEHIAKSSSEDEEDKEGEEVSGVVEGDENTSEAGTEGVEPEETEEGVQEKVPDDEDGVTGETPTDVVSAPVKAEQGEEPEEQKAEAGSAEEHEPEQDRNFLENMEEFVTLDELPDEEEEELAENEGHHSEDIDTSRRGGLRVVNVLGFRRGYNFLDELLGLAKPFGKLVKHLVLDRRPEAFLQFATEKEARAMVKFYNGNVSASVCGRPVRVNLSMTYPTIQCGVSRVVYVGQLPNSKYLDEDVFKLAHPYGKVRKYFLNRIKRECFLEMERAEDAYEMAEAYKANQPKLNGRRLLVYVSRKYTQLKYGHQCISAVKRETSSSPSKSAKHPEEEPPAKKIKKDKPKDEEEQMKPQEDEAVKDEQMKPQEEVADKDEQMKPQEEVAGKGEEEEKKPQEEAVDKGEEEEKKPEEEVADKEEEEQKKPQEEVADKEEEEQKKPQEEEHMNPQEEGSVTEDEEHMKPQDSAVEENEEPMQPQEDKAVLADEAQIKPQAEQEEMKPLVEEEVSGPNQKTDMDTTENIPCLLNLKPEPTQEEEQIAMETSANQDKQMSAPLAETKPSAASLPLPPFDPNRPIGLEHIKMGYYCRVCLLFYSNEDMAKKTHCSSQMHYDKLQKHLEKEKSKAEKKRAKKADA, encoded by the exons ATGTCTCAGAGGTCGCAGATGGACGGCACTCAACAAGGCTTCGGCGTGGGTCGGGGGCTCCTTGCCGCTGCAGAGACTTTAAACTTCGGCATGAATCAGCTGGTGGGCGGGGCTTCAGGGGTGGGCGGTGGCATGGAGGGCCAGGAGAGCAGCTCCCGCATGTCCcgtggtggtggcggcggcggcaatCTTGGCAGCACCATGAAGCTTTTTGCCAGCTTGGGGCTGTCGCCCTCGGATCTGGATGCTCTGGCTCAGATTCCAGAGGAGGACATCAGTGTGGAGACTCTGCCGCAAATCATCATGCAGCTCAAGAACCGTAAGGTGGACACGGGGCGGGGGGCAGCATCCTCCATGTCGTCAGATAAGTCCTACAGAGGTGGCGGTTGGGACAATGTGGGCAGGATGGGCGGGACGTCTTTAGGGCAAGGTTCTGGCCCGTCAGACTTTGGCTTCACTTCCCAGCAGGAGGTCTCCCTCAACCGTGGGCTGGGCCTGAATTATGGAGGCGGGAACAGAGGGAGGTTCCCTTCTGAGCCTTCACGCCACGACTCCTACGGCAGCCTGCAGGGGGCGTCTCTGTCCGAGCCTGGCTTTTTGCAGAGGAGGAAGGGCTCCCCGTCACAAGGAAAAGTCCAAGACTTCTTGGGAGTCCTGCCCTCCATGTTTCCCCACGTGTGCTCACTTTGCGACTTTGATGTGCATTCCACCATG gAGTGGAACCAACACACAAATGGCTTGCGACATGCCGAGAACAGACGAGTGCTGCTCAACAT GTATCCAGAGTGGGACCCCAGTGTGGCTTCTGGCAGAAG CCTCATGGAGTCCACTAACATGTCTGCGGGACTACTTGGACCACCCCCCTCGGGGCCTGGGCCGGCAGCAGGGATGATGTCCAATTGGG gctcAGGTATGGGTCCTGGTCTGTCGGGGAAGAACCAGTCAGGACAAAACATG TTGAGGAGCAGAGTGGTGGTGGTTAAATACGACAGGAAGCCCCTCAGCAATAAGACGTTATTCGCCTTCACGGAACCTTTCGGGCGTCTGCGGGAGCACCTGATCCTCAAGAATAAG GCTTTCTTGGAGATGGAGCGTCACGAAGAAGCGCAGGACATGGTCAACTACTACCAGTTGAAGCCGGCTATGCTCTACGGGAAGCCTGTCACCTTCTACCTATCTAGACGGCTGATGGTCATAGAG AAAGACCAGCGCTCGTCCGACAGGCAGAGTGACAGGCTCTCCTGGGAGAGCAAAGGACGAGGCAGTAAGGTGGTGTTCTTCTCCAACCTGCCCAGAGAAGAAGACCAGAAGGAGGAACTACTGACCATCGCCGCTCGCTTTGGCGTGGTTGAGAAGCATCTCTTCTTGACCAATCAG GCGTTCGTCCAGTTGGGAACGTCAGACGATGCAGAGATGATGGTCAAGTACTACACTGTCAACCCCCTCACCATCCAAGGTCGAGCCATCCGCATCAACATCTGCACCAAGTACAAGACCCTCAA CATCAATCGCAGACAGGAAGGAGCTGCAGGGAACAGTCGGAGGGGCGGAGCCAACAGCAGCTACTCGGCATCCAGAAACACATCTACATCGCCTTCCAGGAGCAGAGATGATGAGCACATAGCCAAGTCTTCTtcagaggatgaggaggacaaAGAAGGGGAGGAAGTGTCCGGAGTGGTGGAGGGGGACGAGAATACAAGCGAGGCAGGTACAGAGGGGGTGGAGCCAGAGGAAACCGAAGAGGGCGTTCAGGAGAAG GTTCCTGATGATGAAGACGGTGTCACGGGTGAGACTCCTACCGATGTGGTCAGTGCTCCTGTCAAGGCTGAGCAGGGGGAGGAGCCAGAGGAGCAGAAAGCAGAAGCGGGAAGTGCTGAAGAACACGAGCCTGAGCAG GACCGGAACTTCCTGGAGAACATGGAGGAGTTTGTGACGCTGGATGAACTccctgatgaggaggaggaggagttggcTGAAAATGAAGGACATCATTCTGAAGACATAG ACACGTCCAGGAGAGGG GGGCTGAGGGTGGTCAACGTCCTGGGATTCAGACGTGGATACAATTTCCTGGATGAGTTGCTGGGGCTGGCTAAACCTTTTGGGAAGCTGGTGAAGCACCTGGTCCTGGACCGGAGACCTGAG GCCTTCCTTCAGTTTGCCACAGAGAAAGAAGCACGGGCAATGGTCAAGTTTTACAACGGGAACGTTTCTGCGTCCGTATGCGGGCGCCCGGTGCGGGTCAACCTTTCCATGACCTACCCGACCATCCAG TGCGGCGTCAGCAGGGTGGTGTATGTGGGTCAGCTGCCCAACAGCAAATACTTAGACGAGGACGTCTTCAAACTGGCGCACCCCTACGGCAAAGTCAGAAAGTACTTCCTGAACCGCATCAAGAGAGAG TGTTTCCTGGAGATGGAGAGGGCAGAGGACGCGTATGAAATGGCCGAAGCTTACAAAGCCAACCAACCAAAGTTAAATGGTAGACGACTGCTCGTCTATGTGAGCAGGAAGTACACGCAGCTCAAGTATGG ACATCAGTGTATCAGTGCTGTCAAGAGGGAGACGAGTAGCTCGCCTTCGAAATCAGCCAAACATCCAGAAGAGGAACCTCCAGCCAAGAAAATCAAGAAAGACAAAcccaaggatgaagaggagcAAATGAAACCTCAAGAAGATGAGGCGGTTAAGGACGAGCAAATGAAAC CTCAAGAGGAGGTGGCGGACAAGGACGAGCAAATGAAACCTCAAGAGGAGGTGGCGGGCAAGggggaagaggaggaaaagaaacCTCAAGAGGAGGCCGTGGACAAGggggaagaggaggaaaagaaacCTGAAGAGGAGGTGGCGgacaaggaggaagaggagcaaaAGAAACCTCAAGAGGAGGTGGCGgacaaggaggaagaggagcaaaAGAAACCTCAAGAGGAGGAGCACATGAATCCTCAAGAGGAAGGGTCCGTCACGGAGGACGAGGAACACATGAAACCTCAAGATTCGGCGGTCGAGGAGAATGAGGAGCCCATGCAACCTCAGGAAGACAAAGCGGTCTTAGCGGATGAGGCGCAAATCAAACCTCAAGCGGAACAGGAGGAAATGAAACCTCTGGTCGAAGAGGAGGTGTCAGGCCCGAATCAAAAGACAGACATGGACACCACAGAGAACATTCCATGTCTTCTGAATCTGAAGCCGGAA CCGacacaggaggaggagcagatcGCCATGGAGacatcagccaatcaggacaAACAGATGTCAGCTCCGTTGGCTGAAACCAAACCGAGCGCTGCATCTCTACCGCTGCCACCATTCGACCCTAATAGACCAATCG ggctGGAACACATCAAGATGGGGTATTACTGCCGTGTCTGCCTGCTGTTTTACTCTAACGAGGACATGGCCAAGAAAACACACTGCAGCAGCCAGATGCACTACGACAAGCTGCAG AAACATTTGGAGAAGGAAAAAAGCAAGGCGGAGAAGAAGCGAGCAAAGAAGGCTGACGcgtga